A window of the Lactuca sativa cultivar Salinas chromosome 7, Lsat_Salinas_v11, whole genome shotgun sequence genome harbors these coding sequences:
- the LOC111901041 gene encoding uncharacterized protein LOC111901041, with protein sequence MASAERRTRSFLVNDISALKLFDSGATRSFVSLVLSNRFAGALGELDCPLDVKIADDRCVRVARVHRGCTLQLFSEEYLIDLVSIPLHGNKVIMGMDWLSPNGAVIDYEKQLVRIRTPSGGELDKGKANVDDVPIVRDYPDVFPEDLSGVPSERQVEFRIDLVPGATLIANAPYQLAPPEMQELST encoded by the exons ATGGCAAGTGCGGAAAGGCGCACGA gatcgttcctcgtGAACGATATTTCTGCTTTAaagttgtttgattcgggggctacccgatcctttgtatcgcTTGTGCTTAGCAATAGGTTTGCTGGAGCtctgggggagctggattgtccattagatgTCAAGATCGCAGACGATAGATGTGTtcgggttgcgagggttcatcggggttgtACTCTTCAGTTGTTCAGTGAGGAGTATTTGATTGATTTGGTTTCTATTCCTTTACATGGAAACAAGGTTAttatgggtatggattggctgagccccaatggggcggtgatcgatTATGAGAAACAGTTAGTCCGGATTCGAacgccaagtgggggagagttg gataagggtaaggcgaacGTGGATGATGTGCCGATTGTACGGGATTATCccgatgtgtttccagaggatttgTCTGGGGTGCcttcggagaggcaggttgagttcaggattgatctggttccagGTGCGACTCTTATAGCCAATgcaccatatcagttggctcctcctgagatgcaggagttgtctacataa